A region from the Chionomys nivalis chromosome 22, mChiNiv1.1, whole genome shotgun sequence genome encodes:
- the Gsn gene encoding gelsolin isoform X2 has translation MVVEHPEFLKAGKEPGLQIWRVEKFDLVPVPPNLYGDFFTGDAYVILKTVQLRNGNLQYDLHYWLGNECSQDESGAAAIFTVQLDDYLNGRAVQHREVQGFESSTFLGYFKSGLKYKKGGVASGFKHVVPNEVVVQRLFQVKGRRVVRATEVPVSWDSFNNGDCFILDLGNNIYQWCGTNSNRFERLKATQVSKGIRDNERSGRAQVHVSEEGAEPEAMLQVLGPKPDLPAGTEDTAKEDAANRKLAKLYKVSNGAGSMSVSLVADENPFAQGALRTEDCFILDHGRDGKIFVWKGKQANTEERKAALKTASDFITKMEYPRQTQVSVLPEGGETPLFKQFFKNWRDPDQTDGPGLAYLSSHIANVERVPFDAATLHTSTAMAAQHGMDDDGTGQKQIWRIEGSNKVPVDPATYGQFYGGDSYIILYNYRHGGRQGQIIYNWQGAQSTQDEVAASAILSAQLDEELGGTPVQSRVVQGKEPAHLMSLFGGKPMIIYKGGTSRDGGQTTPASTRLFQVRASSSGATRAVEVMPKAGALNSNDAFVLKTPSAAYLWVGAGASEAEKTGAQELLRVLRAQPVQVEEGREPDGFWEALGGKTVYRTSPRLKDKKMDAHPPRLFACSNRIGRFVIEEVPGELMQEDLATDDVMLLDTWDQVFVWVGKEEEKTEALTSAKRYIETDPANRDRRTPITVVRQGFEPPSFVGWFLGWDDNYWSVDPLDRALAELSA, from the exons ATGGTGGTGGAGCACCCGGAATTCCTTAAGGCAGGGAAGGAGCCTGGCCTGCAGATCTGGCGTGTGGAGAAGTTTGACCTGGTGCCTGTGCCCCCCAACCTCTATGGAGACTTCTTCACGGGTGATGCGTATGTCATCCTGAAGACAGTGCAGCTGAGGAATGGGAACCTGCAGTATGACCTCCACTATTGGCTGG GCAACGAGTGCAGCCAGGATGAGAGCGGGGCAGCCGCCATCTTTACGGTTCAGCTGGATGACTATCTGAACGGCCGGGCTGTGCAGCACCGTGAGGTCCAGGGCTTTGAATCATCCACATTCCTCGGCTACTTCAAGTCCGGCCTGAAGTACAAG AAAGGAGGCGTGGCATCCGGATTCAAGCATGTGGTACCCAATGAGGTGGTGGTGCAGAGGCTCTTCCAGGTCAAAGGACGCCGTGTAGTCCGTGCCACGGAGGTGCCTGTGTCCTGGGACAGCTTCAACAATGGTGACTGCTTCATTCTGGACCTGGGAAAC AATATCTATCAGTGGTGTGGTACCAACAGCAACAGATTTGAAAGGCTGAAGGCCACACAGGTGTCCAAGGGCATCCGGGACAACGAGAGGAGTGGCCGTGCCCAAGTACACGTGTCTGAAGAGGGTGCAGAGCCAGAAGCAATGCTCCAG GTGCTGGGTCCCAAGCCGGACCTGCCTGCAGGCACCGAGGACACAGCAAAGGAGGATGCAGCCAACCGGAAACTGGCTAAGCTCTACAAG GTCTCCAACGGTGCAGGCAGCATGTCAGTCTCCCTCGTGGCCGACGAGAACCCATTCGCCCAGGGCGCCTTGAGAACTGAGGACTGCTTCATCCTGGACCATGGCCGAGATGGGAAAATCTTTGTCTGGAAAG GCAAGCAGGCCAACACAGAAGAGCGGAAGGCTGCCCTCAAAACAGCCTCTGACTTCATCACCAAGATGGAGTATCCCAGACAGACCCAG GTTTCCGTTCTCCCAGAGGGTGGAGAGACCCCGCTGTTCAAGCAGTTCTTTAAGAACTGGCGGGACCCAGACCAGACAGACGGCCCCGGCCTGGCCTACCTCTCCAGCCACATTGCCAACGTGGAGCGGGTGCCTTTTGATGCAGCAACACTGCACACCTCCACTGCCATGGCCGCGCAGCATGGCATGGACGATGACGGCACTGGCCAGAAGCAG ATCTGGAGAATCGAAGGCTCCAACAAGGTACCCGTGGACCCTGCCACATACGGGCAGTTCTATGGAGGCGACAGCTACATCATTCTGTACAATTATCGCCACGGTGGCCGCCAGGGACAGATCATCTACAACTG GCAGGGCGCCCAGTCTACCCAGGATGAGGTTGCTGCATCTGCCATCCTGAGTGCCCAACTGGATGAGGAGCTGGGAGGAACTCCTGTCCAG AGTCGAGTGGTCCAAGGCAAGGAACCTGCACACCTCATGAGCTTGTTTGGCGGGAAACCCATGATCATCTACAAGGGTGGTACCTCCCGAGACGGGGGTCAGACAACCCCTGCCAGTACCCGTCTCTTCCAAGTCCGAGCCAGCAGCTCTGGAGCCACCAGAGCCGTTGAG GTGATGCCCAAGGCTGGTGCTCTGAACTCCAATGATGCCTTCGTGCTGAAAACCCCGTCAGCCGCCTACCTGTGGGTGGGTGCAGGAGCCAGCGAGGCAGAGAAGACCGGGGCCCAGGAGCTGCTGAGGGTGCTGCGAGCCCAGCCTGTGCaggtggaggaaggcagagagccaG ATGGCTTCTGGGAGGCTCTGGGTGGGAAGACTGTCTACCGTACATCCCCAAGGCTGAAGGACAAGAAGATGGATGCCCATCCTCCTCGCCTCTTTGCCTGTTCCAACAGGATCGGACGCTTTGTG ATCGAAGAGGTTCCCGGCGAGCTTATGCAGGAAGACCTGGCTACTGATGATGTCATGCTCCTGGATACCTGGGACCAG GTCTTTGTCTgggttggaaaggaagaagaaaagacagaagccTTGACTTCTG
- the Gsn gene encoding gelsolin isoform X1: MAPQLSLLCTLVLALYAQSLSGAATGSRGTTGVRAPQGRVSEARPGTMVVEHPEFLKAGKEPGLQIWRVEKFDLVPVPPNLYGDFFTGDAYVILKTVQLRNGNLQYDLHYWLGNECSQDESGAAAIFTVQLDDYLNGRAVQHREVQGFESSTFLGYFKSGLKYKKGGVASGFKHVVPNEVVVQRLFQVKGRRVVRATEVPVSWDSFNNGDCFILDLGNNIYQWCGTNSNRFERLKATQVSKGIRDNERSGRAQVHVSEEGAEPEAMLQVLGPKPDLPAGTEDTAKEDAANRKLAKLYKVSNGAGSMSVSLVADENPFAQGALRTEDCFILDHGRDGKIFVWKGKQANTEERKAALKTASDFITKMEYPRQTQVSVLPEGGETPLFKQFFKNWRDPDQTDGPGLAYLSSHIANVERVPFDAATLHTSTAMAAQHGMDDDGTGQKQIWRIEGSNKVPVDPATYGQFYGGDSYIILYNYRHGGRQGQIIYNWQGAQSTQDEVAASAILSAQLDEELGGTPVQSRVVQGKEPAHLMSLFGGKPMIIYKGGTSRDGGQTTPASTRLFQVRASSSGATRAVEVMPKAGALNSNDAFVLKTPSAAYLWVGAGASEAEKTGAQELLRVLRAQPVQVEEGREPDGFWEALGGKTVYRTSPRLKDKKMDAHPPRLFACSNRIGRFVIEEVPGELMQEDLATDDVMLLDTWDQVFVWVGKEEEKTEALTSAKRYIETDPANRDRRTPITVVRQGFEPPSFVGWFLGWDDNYWSVDPLDRALAELSA; encoded by the exons ATGGCTCCGCAACTCTCGCTGCTCTGCACGCTGGTCTTGGCGCTGTACGCACAGTCGCTGTCCGGTGCGGCCACTGGGTCGCGGGGCACAACCGGAGTGAGGGCGCCCCAAGGTCGGGTGTCTGAGGCGCGG CCCGGCACCATGGTGGTGGAGCACCCGGAATTCCTTAAGGCAGGGAAGGAGCCTGGCCTGCAGATCTGGCGTGTGGAGAAGTTTGACCTGGTGCCTGTGCCCCCCAACCTCTATGGAGACTTCTTCACGGGTGATGCGTATGTCATCCTGAAGACAGTGCAGCTGAGGAATGGGAACCTGCAGTATGACCTCCACTATTGGCTGG GCAACGAGTGCAGCCAGGATGAGAGCGGGGCAGCCGCCATCTTTACGGTTCAGCTGGATGACTATCTGAACGGCCGGGCTGTGCAGCACCGTGAGGTCCAGGGCTTTGAATCATCCACATTCCTCGGCTACTTCAAGTCCGGCCTGAAGTACAAG AAAGGAGGCGTGGCATCCGGATTCAAGCATGTGGTACCCAATGAGGTGGTGGTGCAGAGGCTCTTCCAGGTCAAAGGACGCCGTGTAGTCCGTGCCACGGAGGTGCCTGTGTCCTGGGACAGCTTCAACAATGGTGACTGCTTCATTCTGGACCTGGGAAAC AATATCTATCAGTGGTGTGGTACCAACAGCAACAGATTTGAAAGGCTGAAGGCCACACAGGTGTCCAAGGGCATCCGGGACAACGAGAGGAGTGGCCGTGCCCAAGTACACGTGTCTGAAGAGGGTGCAGAGCCAGAAGCAATGCTCCAG GTGCTGGGTCCCAAGCCGGACCTGCCTGCAGGCACCGAGGACACAGCAAAGGAGGATGCAGCCAACCGGAAACTGGCTAAGCTCTACAAG GTCTCCAACGGTGCAGGCAGCATGTCAGTCTCCCTCGTGGCCGACGAGAACCCATTCGCCCAGGGCGCCTTGAGAACTGAGGACTGCTTCATCCTGGACCATGGCCGAGATGGGAAAATCTTTGTCTGGAAAG GCAAGCAGGCCAACACAGAAGAGCGGAAGGCTGCCCTCAAAACAGCCTCTGACTTCATCACCAAGATGGAGTATCCCAGACAGACCCAG GTTTCCGTTCTCCCAGAGGGTGGAGAGACCCCGCTGTTCAAGCAGTTCTTTAAGAACTGGCGGGACCCAGACCAGACAGACGGCCCCGGCCTGGCCTACCTCTCCAGCCACATTGCCAACGTGGAGCGGGTGCCTTTTGATGCAGCAACACTGCACACCTCCACTGCCATGGCCGCGCAGCATGGCATGGACGATGACGGCACTGGCCAGAAGCAG ATCTGGAGAATCGAAGGCTCCAACAAGGTACCCGTGGACCCTGCCACATACGGGCAGTTCTATGGAGGCGACAGCTACATCATTCTGTACAATTATCGCCACGGTGGCCGCCAGGGACAGATCATCTACAACTG GCAGGGCGCCCAGTCTACCCAGGATGAGGTTGCTGCATCTGCCATCCTGAGTGCCCAACTGGATGAGGAGCTGGGAGGAACTCCTGTCCAG AGTCGAGTGGTCCAAGGCAAGGAACCTGCACACCTCATGAGCTTGTTTGGCGGGAAACCCATGATCATCTACAAGGGTGGTACCTCCCGAGACGGGGGTCAGACAACCCCTGCCAGTACCCGTCTCTTCCAAGTCCGAGCCAGCAGCTCTGGAGCCACCAGAGCCGTTGAG GTGATGCCCAAGGCTGGTGCTCTGAACTCCAATGATGCCTTCGTGCTGAAAACCCCGTCAGCCGCCTACCTGTGGGTGGGTGCAGGAGCCAGCGAGGCAGAGAAGACCGGGGCCCAGGAGCTGCTGAGGGTGCTGCGAGCCCAGCCTGTGCaggtggaggaaggcagagagccaG ATGGCTTCTGGGAGGCTCTGGGTGGGAAGACTGTCTACCGTACATCCCCAAGGCTGAAGGACAAGAAGATGGATGCCCATCCTCCTCGCCTCTTTGCCTGTTCCAACAGGATCGGACGCTTTGTG ATCGAAGAGGTTCCCGGCGAGCTTATGCAGGAAGACCTGGCTACTGATGATGTCATGCTCCTGGATACCTGGGACCAG GTCTTTGTCTgggttggaaaggaagaagaaaagacagaagccTTGACTTCTG